In the Holophagales bacterium genome, one interval contains:
- a CDS encoding RHS repeat-associated core domain-containing protein — protein sequence MTMNLSTTETFEYDPTTGFRTAHQIVSSDVVSGITKTRTLRRVIEKGVDASGRCLATGSLSTACSNLGFAKTVTETLTGALDATPLTSTYKRWFYYGYGTLKAARDTTGFYAVDRDIAPVGKVIGERGTDGRLSYADVSPQLTTTTTYDLLGRVVVVQPPGEGPETVSFGRQNVVRLKFDTTNTEMSRQESFFDELARPTAERKLMPDGGWSCRVSVWDAAGHAVGQTAWWRNGDPGVGNLCDDPLNVQFTISGGPGAVSTPRGSSILGFDALDRATLSRLADGSEETNTYWGWWTQESTRTLVPENPPTDAITTTTVIERDFMGRIVALTEPAATKADRASAMNPAETTTYRYDHVGRLVVIRKPGSDSNATPGSSITQVRTRLYDDFGWLVSSTDPELPSTSFTVYARDARGNPLRTNEGGVSISRVYDVAGRHRSSAWASEPSSWLYNGNPTTAYEIFEYDARYGYDLGRSNGKLIFAIRANHLLTNEGTVDLGWYGFTDFLHYGGPGGRISFRQHGDNWLGFSSTTVPPNAIQALDSATKRKTPTQIAFERYFESQGRKVEDGMDTVRQMVASESAAATRLLSDPWNPSGMARWQYRYDGAGRLSQIVYPRRDEGFPTEVTYGYNRGFLTGITAAIRNPLARTTVENVTGTLSYNADGSVASTVISSNGGAARVFSLATPRDESGMSRLQTWDLRGPVATNPAVETRNYAFDPVGNIVSISSGLATDLFVYDSRGRLIRDVISARAGQNDTQDRDYDGFGNLTRVTNTGDPVDRPVSRSTNRLASAGMISNSRGDLIFDTFAGRNVARDYYPDGLTKAENVHPPGAYSGNPPAISAWAPDFRGATSLTFYGDGLYCNTEVFLGHLRDESGQMLTDYKADPTQTCDCTSYDCEWADRFRKDYIRIGPWAMVTYDRTDSQGTAFWALDHLGSTRTRFSRTGQVLFHSRLDSFGNEISGSGGERYRFAGHERQHVTGIDGAQFPVSDNMGARTYVPMLGRFTRPDPANSFSLFNPQSLNRYAYGLNNPVKYIDPDGKTALVAAGVGARIVQISKSALLGAAVGAGVRVILNGLIRFDHPNYSIWTGVTGSAVTGAITGGVSAQTTLAKFGANVVGVAAGALVNGIKAGQLADQLTVSAVSGVAAGALTGVGDVALSAGAEKMAGSLPAAMGTMEGLEKFLGVAVSGTGSLFQEVLVEGMGALGLIADTPPPNSVACDGQEVDCGANRKISGGGK from the coding sequence TTGACGATGAACCTCTCGACTACCGAGACCTTCGAGTACGACCCGACGACAGGCTTCCGGACGGCACACCAGATCGTCTCCTCTGACGTCGTAAGCGGCATCACCAAGACCCGAACGCTGCGCCGCGTGATTGAGAAGGGGGTGGATGCCAGCGGCCGGTGCCTCGCGACCGGCAGTCTCTCTACGGCATGTTCGAATCTCGGCTTCGCCAAGACCGTGACAGAGACCCTAACCGGCGCTCTCGACGCGACGCCTCTCACCTCCACCTACAAGCGTTGGTTCTACTACGGGTACGGGACGCTTAAGGCAGCGCGCGACACCACCGGCTTCTACGCTGTCGACAGGGATATAGCCCCCGTCGGGAAGGTCATCGGAGAGAGAGGAACCGACGGGCGCCTCTCGTATGCGGACGTCTCCCCGCAGCTCACGACGACGACGACGTACGACCTCCTGGGAAGGGTCGTCGTGGTTCAGCCGCCCGGAGAGGGACCCGAGACGGTTTCGTTCGGCAGGCAGAACGTTGTCCGGCTCAAGTTCGATACTACGAACACCGAGATGAGCCGTCAGGAGTCGTTCTTCGATGAGCTCGCGCGCCCGACTGCGGAGCGGAAGCTCATGCCGGATGGGGGCTGGTCTTGCCGCGTCTCCGTATGGGACGCGGCGGGACACGCGGTCGGGCAGACGGCGTGGTGGAGAAATGGCGATCCCGGTGTTGGAAACCTGTGTGACGACCCTCTCAACGTTCAGTTCACCATATCCGGCGGTCCCGGCGCGGTCTCTACTCCGCGCGGGAGTTCTATCCTCGGTTTCGACGCTCTTGATCGGGCCACGCTGAGCCGACTCGCCGACGGCTCTGAGGAGACGAACACCTACTGGGGCTGGTGGACTCAGGAATCGACACGGACGCTTGTACCGGAGAACCCGCCGACCGACGCCATCACCACGACTACCGTGATCGAACGGGATTTCATGGGCCGGATAGTCGCTCTGACGGAGCCTGCCGCGACCAAGGCCGATCGCGCGTCAGCCATGAACCCCGCCGAAACGACGACGTATCGCTATGATCATGTGGGACGGTTGGTCGTCATTCGGAAGCCCGGGTCCGATTCAAACGCGACGCCGGGCTCGAGCATCACCCAGGTCCGCACTCGCCTGTATGACGACTTCGGCTGGCTGGTCTCCAGTACCGATCCAGAGCTTCCCTCCACGAGTTTCACCGTCTACGCGCGGGATGCTCGCGGCAACCCGCTGCGCACGAATGAAGGAGGCGTTTCAATCTCGAGGGTCTATGACGTAGCCGGGCGCCATAGAAGTTCCGCCTGGGCGAGCGAACCCTCCTCCTGGCTGTATAACGGCAACCCCACGACTGCGTACGAGATCTTCGAGTACGACGCAAGGTACGGATACGACCTGGGTCGGAGCAACGGTAAGCTCATCTTTGCAATCCGCGCGAATCATCTGCTCACGAACGAAGGGACCGTTGATCTCGGTTGGTACGGCTTCACGGACTTCCTTCACTACGGCGGTCCCGGAGGACGGATTAGCTTCCGCCAACATGGCGACAACTGGCTGGGCTTCTCGTCGACGACAGTCCCGCCGAATGCGATTCAGGCGCTCGATTCCGCGACCAAGAGGAAGACACCGACCCAGATCGCCTTCGAGCGATACTTCGAGAGCCAGGGCAGGAAGGTCGAGGACGGCATGGATACCGTTCGACAGATGGTTGCGTCGGAGAGCGCTGCCGCTACCCGCCTCTTGAGCGATCCGTGGAACCCCTCCGGCATGGCCCGCTGGCAGTACCGTTACGACGGAGCCGGTCGTCTGTCGCAGATCGTCTATCCCCGTCGCGACGAGGGCTTCCCGACCGAGGTCACTTACGGTTACAACCGGGGCTTCCTAACCGGGATTACTGCCGCGATTCGCAACCCTTTGGCACGAACGACTGTCGAGAACGTCACCGGCACACTCAGCTACAACGCGGATGGGTCCGTCGCTTCGACAGTGATCTCCTCGAACGGTGGGGCCGCCCGCGTGTTCTCACTCGCCACCCCGCGGGATGAGTCAGGGATGTCTCGCTTGCAGACGTGGGATCTCCGAGGGCCTGTCGCTACCAACCCGGCAGTGGAGACCCGAAACTACGCCTTTGACCCCGTGGGGAACATCGTCTCAATTAGCTCCGGTCTCGCGACCGACCTTTTTGTCTACGACTCGCGTGGTCGTCTGATCCGGGATGTGATCTCGGCCAGGGCAGGGCAGAACGACACGCAGGATCGCGATTACGACGGGTTCGGCAACCTCACCAGGGTCACGAACACCGGCGACCCGGTAGATCGGCCCGTCAGCCGGAGCACGAACCGGCTCGCTTCGGCGGGAATGATCTCGAACAGCCGCGGGGATCTCATCTTTGATACGTTCGCGGGCCGGAATGTCGCCCGCGACTATTACCCCGACGGACTAACCAAGGCGGAGAATGTGCATCCGCCCGGAGCCTATTCGGGAAACCCGCCCGCTATCTCCGCATGGGCTCCCGATTTCCGCGGCGCGACCTCGCTGACCTTCTACGGCGATGGCCTCTACTGCAATACGGAAGTCTTTCTGGGTCATCTTCGGGACGAGAGCGGTCAGATGCTCACGGACTACAAGGCGGACCCGACTCAGACCTGCGACTGCACTTCGTACGACTGCGAGTGGGCCGATCGCTTCCGCAAGGACTACATTCGCATTGGCCCGTGGGCGATGGTCACGTATGACCGCACAGACTCGCAGGGGACTGCGTTCTGGGCCCTCGACCATCTCGGCTCGACGCGGACCCGCTTCTCCCGTACTGGCCAGGTGCTCTTCCATTCCCGCCTCGATTCGTTCGGCAACGAGATCTCTGGAAGCGGCGGCGAGCGCTATCGGTTCGCGGGGCACGAGCGGCAGCACGTCACCGGAATCGACGGAGCGCAGTTCCCTGTCTCGGACAACATGGGCGCTCGGACGTACGTTCCGATGCTGGGGAGGTTCACGAGACCCGATCCGGCCAACAGCTTCTCGCTGTTCAACCCGCAGAGCCTCAACAGGTACGCCTATGGCTTGAACAACCCGGTCAAGTACATTGACCCCGACGGCAAGACCGCCCTCGTCGCGGCCGGCGTCGGTGCTCGGATCGTGCAGATTTCCAAGTCTGCGCTCCTCGGCGCGGCCGTCGGTGCTGGAGTCCGGGTTATACTCAACGGTCTCATAAGGTTTGACCATCCCAACTACAGCATCTGGACCGGTGTCACCGGCTCCGCTGTGACCGGTGCCATCACCGGTGGCGTGAGCGCTCAAACTACACTTGCCAAATTCGGAGCGAACGTCGTTGGAGTTGCCGCCGGAGCGCTAGTCAACGGGATCAAGGCTGGCCAGTTGGCCGACCAGCTTACGGTAAGTGCGGTCAGCGGCGTCGCGGCGGGAGCGCTCACTGGCGTAGGCGATGTTGCGCTTTCGGCGGGGGCGGAGAAGATGGCAGGCTCATTGCCGGCAGCCATGGGGACCATGGAAGGACTCGAGAAGTTCCTTGGTGTTGCAGTTTCAGGTACAGGATCACTCTTTCAGGAGGTCTTGGTCGAAGGGATGGGCGCATTAGGCCTCATTGCGGACACTCCTCCACCGAACAGCGTCGCCTGCGACGGGCAGGAAGTTGACTGCGGGGCGAATCGGAAGATCAGCGGGGGGGGGAAGTGA
- a CDS encoding DUF86 domain-containing protein, whose product MRRDLDRLRDILEAIEAIERHTAEGRERFERDELVRIWCLKHVEIIGEAVSRLSEDLRSRYATVPWRGIIGMRNTLVHGYFDVDWDAVWAVVENDLGALRSAVETILEAERERTQT is encoded by the coding sequence GTGAGAAGGGACCTCGACCGTCTCCGCGACATCCTGGAGGCGATTGAGGCTATCGAGCGCCACACCGCTGAGGGCCGGGAGCGGTTCGAACGGGATGAGCTCGTCCGGATCTGGTGCCTGAAGCACGTCGAGATCATCGGGGAGGCCGTATCGCGGCTCTCCGAGGACCTTCGCTCCCGTTACGCCACCGTCCCCTGGCGGGGGATCATCGGAATGAGGAACACGCTGGTCCACGGCTACTTCGACGTCGACTGGGACGCTGTCTGGGCGGTGGTCGAGAACGACCTCGGAGCTCTCCGTTCGGCTGTCGAGACGATCCTCGAAGCCGAGAGGGAGCGGACGCAGACCTGA